A stretch of Bubalus bubalis isolate 160015118507 breed Murrah chromosome 19, NDDB_SH_1, whole genome shotgun sequence DNA encodes these proteins:
- the BRD9 gene encoding bromodomain-containing protein 9 isoform X7: MGKKHKKHKTEWRSSYEDYADKPLEKPLKLVLKVGGSEVTELSGSGHDSSYYDDRSDHERERHKEKKKKKKKKSEKEKHLDDEERRKRKEEKKRKREKEHCDTEGEADDFDPGKKVEVEPPPDRPVRACRTQPAENESTPIQQLLEHFLRQLQRKDPHGFFAFPVTDAIAPGYSMIIKHPMDFGTMKDKIAANEYKSVTEFKADFKLMCDNAMTYNRPDTVYYKLAKKILHAGFKMMSKAALLGNEDTAAEEPVPEVVPVHVETAKKSKRPSREVISCVFEPEGNACSLTDSTAEEHVLALVEHAADEARDRISRLVPGGKMGYLKKNGDGSLLYSVVNTAGLDADEEETHPVDLSSLSSKLLPGFTTLGFREERRSRVTFLSGASTALSTHNNSVFGDLKADELELLYSAYGDETGVQCALSLQEFVKDAGSYSKKLVDDLLDQITGGDHSRMLFRLRQRRSVQMKPPDEVKAGDPLGDGSSTLDFMAMKPYSDVSLDISVLGCLGKVKKELDPEDGHLSLDETTKLLQDLQEAQAERGGSRPSSNLSSLSNASDRDQHHLGSPSRLSVGEQPEAAHDPYEFLQSPEPAVSTKP; this comes from the exons ATGGGCAAGAAGCACAAGAAGCACAAGACCGAATGGCGCTCGTCGTACGAGG ACTATGCAGACAAGCCCTTGGAGAAGCCCCTGAAGCTGGTCCTCAAAGTTGGAGGAAGCGAAGTGACGGAACTCTCGGGGTCCGGCCACGACTCCAGTTACTACGATGACAGGTCAGACCATGAGCGGGAGAGACacaaggagaagaagaagaagaaaaagaaaaagtcggAGAAGGAGAAGCACCTTGACGATGAAGAAAGGAGGAAGCGAAAG GAGGAGAAGAAGCGGAAACGGGAGAAGGAGCACTGTGACACAGAGGGGGAGGCCGACGACTTTGACCCGGGGAAGAAGGTGGAGGTGGAGCCGCCCCCCGACCGGCCGGTGCGAGCGTGCCGGACGCAGCCAG CTGAAAACGAGAGCACGCCTATTCAGCAGCTGCTGGAGCACTTCCTCCGCCAGCTCCAGAG AAAAGATCCTCATGGATTTTTCGCTTTTCCTGTCACGGATGCAATCGCACCTGGGTACTCGATGATAATAAAGCACCCGATGGACTTCGGCACGATGAAGGACAAGATCGCAGCGAACGAGTACAAGTCAGTCACGGAGTTCAAG GCAGATTTCAAGCTGATGTGTGACAACGCGATGACATACAACAGGCCGGACACCGTGTACTACAAGTTGGCCAAGAAGATCCTGCACGCTGGCTTCAAGATGATGAGCAAA GCGGCTCTTCTGGGCAACGAAGACACGGCTGCCGAGGAGCCTGTCCCCGAGGTCGTGCCTGTACATGTAGAGACGGCCAAGAAGTCCAAGCGGCCAAGTAGAGAAGTCATCAG CTGTGTGTTCGAGCCGGAGGGGAATGCCTGCAGCCTGACGGACAGCACCGCGGAGGAGCACGTGCTGGCTCTGGTGGAGCACGCGGCCGACGAGGCCCGGGACAGGATCAGCCGGCTGGTGCCTGGCGGCAAG ATGGGCTACCTGAAGAAGAATGGGGATGGAAGTCTGCTCTACAGCGTGGTCAACACAGCCGGGCTGGATGCTGATG AGGAGGAGACCCACCCAGTGGACCTGAGCTCGCTGTCCAGCAAGCTGCTGCCTGGCTTCACCACGCTGGGCTTCCGGGAGGAGCGGAGGAGCCGAG TCACCTTCCTCTCCGGCGCCAGCACCGCGCTGTCCACGCACAACAACTCCGTGTTCGGCGACTTGAAGGCTGACGAGCTGGAGCTGCTGTACTCGGCCTACGGAGACGAGACGGGCGTGCAGTGCGCGCTGAG CTTGCAGGAGTTCGTGAAGGATGCTGGGAGCTACAGCAAGAAGCTGGTGGACGACCTCCTGGACCAGATCACGGGCGGGGACCACTCGCGGATGCTCTTCCGGCTGAGGCAG AGGAGAAGCGTTCAGATGAAGCCTCCAGATGAAGTGAAG GCTGGGGACCCTCTCGGGGACGGCAGCTCCACGCTGGACTTTATGGCCATGAAGCCCTACTCGGACGTCTCCTTGGACATCTCCGTGCTTGGCTGTCTGG GGAAGGTGAAGAAGGAGCTGGACCCCGAGGATGGGCACCTGAGCCTGGACGAGACGACGAAGCTCCTGCAGGACCTGCAGGAGGCACAGGCGGAGCGCGGGGGCTCACGGCCCTCGTCCAACCTCAGCTCACTGTCCAACGCCTCCGACCGGGACCAGCACCACCTGG GGAGCCCTTCTCGCCTCAGTGTTGGGGAGCAGCCGGAGGCGGCCCACGACCCGTACGAGTTCCTGCAGTCTCCGGAGCCTGCAGTCTCCACAAAGCCCTAG
- the BRD9 gene encoding bromodomain-containing protein 9 isoform X1, producing the protein MGKKHKKHKTEWRSSYEDYADKPLEKPLKLVLKVGGSEVTELSGSGHDSSYYDDRSDHERERHKEKKKKKKKKSEKEKHLDDEERRKRKEEKKRKREKEHCDTEGEADDFDPGKKVEVEPPPDRPVRACRTQPAENESTPIQQLLEHFLRQLQRKDPHGFFAFPVTDAIAPGYSMIIKHPMDFGTMKDKIAANEYKSVTEFKADFKLMCDNAMTYNRPDTVYYKLAKKILHAGFKMMSKERLLALKRSMSFMQDMDFSQQAALLGNEDTAAEEPVPEVVPVHVETAKKSKRPSREVISCVFEPEGNACSLTDSTAEEHVLALVEHAADEARDRISRLVPGGKMGYLKKNGDGSLLYSVVNTAGLDADEEETHPVDLSSLSSKLLPGFTTLGFREERRSRVTFLSGASTALSTHNNSVFGDLKADELELLYSAYGDETGVQCALSLQEFVKDAGSYSKKLVDDLLDQITGGDHSRMLFRLRQVGASPSSRQMGAGSVCERRSVQMKPPDEVKAGDPLGDGSSTLDFMAMKPYSDVSLDISVLGCLGKVKKELDPEDGHLSLDETTKLLQDLQEAQAERGGSRPSSNLSSLSNASDRDQHHLGSPSRLSVGEQPEAAHDPYEFLQSPEPAVSTKP; encoded by the exons ATGGGCAAGAAGCACAAGAAGCACAAGACCGAATGGCGCTCGTCGTACGAGG ACTATGCAGACAAGCCCTTGGAGAAGCCCCTGAAGCTGGTCCTCAAAGTTGGAGGAAGCGAAGTGACGGAACTCTCGGGGTCCGGCCACGACTCCAGTTACTACGATGACAGGTCAGACCATGAGCGGGAGAGACacaaggagaagaagaagaagaaaaagaaaaagtcggAGAAGGAGAAGCACCTTGACGATGAAGAAAGGAGGAAGCGAAAG GAGGAGAAGAAGCGGAAACGGGAGAAGGAGCACTGTGACACAGAGGGGGAGGCCGACGACTTTGACCCGGGGAAGAAGGTGGAGGTGGAGCCGCCCCCCGACCGGCCGGTGCGAGCGTGCCGGACGCAGCCAG CTGAAAACGAGAGCACGCCTATTCAGCAGCTGCTGGAGCACTTCCTCCGCCAGCTCCAGAG AAAAGATCCTCATGGATTTTTCGCTTTTCCTGTCACGGATGCAATCGCACCTGGGTACTCGATGATAATAAAGCACCCGATGGACTTCGGCACGATGAAGGACAAGATCGCAGCGAACGAGTACAAGTCAGTCACGGAGTTCAAG GCAGATTTCAAGCTGATGTGTGACAACGCGATGACATACAACAGGCCGGACACCGTGTACTACAAGTTGGCCAAGAAGATCCTGCACGCTGGCTTCAAGATGATGAGCAAA GAGCGGCTCTTAGCTCTGAAGCGCAGCATGTCGTTTATGCAGGACATGGATTTCTCTCAGCAGGCGGCTCTTCTGGGCAACGAAGACACGGCTGCCGAGGAGCCTGTCCCCGAGGTCGTGCCTGTACATGTAGAGACGGCCAAGAAGTCCAAGCGGCCAAGTAGAGAAGTCATCAG CTGTGTGTTCGAGCCGGAGGGGAATGCCTGCAGCCTGACGGACAGCACCGCGGAGGAGCACGTGCTGGCTCTGGTGGAGCACGCGGCCGACGAGGCCCGGGACAGGATCAGCCGGCTGGTGCCTGGCGGCAAG ATGGGCTACCTGAAGAAGAATGGGGATGGAAGTCTGCTCTACAGCGTGGTCAACACAGCCGGGCTGGATGCTGATG AGGAGGAGACCCACCCAGTGGACCTGAGCTCGCTGTCCAGCAAGCTGCTGCCTGGCTTCACCACGCTGGGCTTCCGGGAGGAGCGGAGGAGCCGAG TCACCTTCCTCTCCGGCGCCAGCACCGCGCTGTCCACGCACAACAACTCCGTGTTCGGCGACTTGAAGGCTGACGAGCTGGAGCTGCTGTACTCGGCCTACGGAGACGAGACGGGCGTGCAGTGCGCGCTGAG CTTGCAGGAGTTCGTGAAGGATGCTGGGAGCTACAGCAAGAAGCTGGTGGACGACCTCCTGGACCAGATCACGGGCGGGGACCACTCGCGGATGCTCTTCCGGCTGAGGCAGGTGGGCGCAAGCCCCAGCAGCCGCCAGATGGGAGCTGGGAGTGTGTGTGAG AGGAGAAGCGTTCAGATGAAGCCTCCAGATGAAGTGAAG GCTGGGGACCCTCTCGGGGACGGCAGCTCCACGCTGGACTTTATGGCCATGAAGCCCTACTCGGACGTCTCCTTGGACATCTCCGTGCTTGGCTGTCTGG GGAAGGTGAAGAAGGAGCTGGACCCCGAGGATGGGCACCTGAGCCTGGACGAGACGACGAAGCTCCTGCAGGACCTGCAGGAGGCACAGGCGGAGCGCGGGGGCTCACGGCCCTCGTCCAACCTCAGCTCACTGTCCAACGCCTCCGACCGGGACCAGCACCACCTGG GGAGCCCTTCTCGCCTCAGTGTTGGGGAGCAGCCGGAGGCGGCCCACGACCCGTACGAGTTCCTGCAGTCTCCGGAGCCTGCAGTCTCCACAAAGCCCTAG
- the BRD9 gene encoding bromodomain-containing protein 9 isoform X2, with protein MGKKHKKHKTEWRSSYEDYADKPLEKPLKLVLKVGGSEVTELSGSGHDSSYYDDRSDHERERHKEKKKKKKKKSEKEKHLDDEERRKRKEEKKRKREKEHCDTEGEADDFDPGKKVEVEPPPDRPVRACRTQPAENESTPIQQLLEHFLRQLQRKDPHGFFAFPVTDAIAPGYSMIIKHPMDFGTMKDKIAANEYKSVTEFKADFKLMCDNAMTYNRPDTVYYKLAKKILHAGFKMMSKDMDFSQQAALLGNEDTAAEEPVPEVVPVHVETAKKSKRPSREVISCVFEPEGNACSLTDSTAEEHVLALVEHAADEARDRISRLVPGGKMGYLKKNGDGSLLYSVVNTAGLDADEEETHPVDLSSLSSKLLPGFTTLGFREERRSRVTFLSGASTALSTHNNSVFGDLKADELELLYSAYGDETGVQCALSLQEFVKDAGSYSKKLVDDLLDQITGGDHSRMLFRLRQVGASPSSRQMGAGSVCERRSVQMKPPDEVKAGDPLGDGSSTLDFMAMKPYSDVSLDISVLGCLGKVKKELDPEDGHLSLDETTKLLQDLQEAQAERGGSRPSSNLSSLSNASDRDQHHLGSPSRLSVGEQPEAAHDPYEFLQSPEPAVSTKP; from the exons ATGGGCAAGAAGCACAAGAAGCACAAGACCGAATGGCGCTCGTCGTACGAGG ACTATGCAGACAAGCCCTTGGAGAAGCCCCTGAAGCTGGTCCTCAAAGTTGGAGGAAGCGAAGTGACGGAACTCTCGGGGTCCGGCCACGACTCCAGTTACTACGATGACAGGTCAGACCATGAGCGGGAGAGACacaaggagaagaagaagaagaaaaagaaaaagtcggAGAAGGAGAAGCACCTTGACGATGAAGAAAGGAGGAAGCGAAAG GAGGAGAAGAAGCGGAAACGGGAGAAGGAGCACTGTGACACAGAGGGGGAGGCCGACGACTTTGACCCGGGGAAGAAGGTGGAGGTGGAGCCGCCCCCCGACCGGCCGGTGCGAGCGTGCCGGACGCAGCCAG CTGAAAACGAGAGCACGCCTATTCAGCAGCTGCTGGAGCACTTCCTCCGCCAGCTCCAGAG AAAAGATCCTCATGGATTTTTCGCTTTTCCTGTCACGGATGCAATCGCACCTGGGTACTCGATGATAATAAAGCACCCGATGGACTTCGGCACGATGAAGGACAAGATCGCAGCGAACGAGTACAAGTCAGTCACGGAGTTCAAG GCAGATTTCAAGCTGATGTGTGACAACGCGATGACATACAACAGGCCGGACACCGTGTACTACAAGTTGGCCAAGAAGATCCTGCACGCTGGCTTCAAGATGATGAGCAAA GACATGGATTTCTCTCAGCAGGCGGCTCTTCTGGGCAACGAAGACACGGCTGCCGAGGAGCCTGTCCCCGAGGTCGTGCCTGTACATGTAGAGACGGCCAAGAAGTCCAAGCGGCCAAGTAGAGAAGTCATCAG CTGTGTGTTCGAGCCGGAGGGGAATGCCTGCAGCCTGACGGACAGCACCGCGGAGGAGCACGTGCTGGCTCTGGTGGAGCACGCGGCCGACGAGGCCCGGGACAGGATCAGCCGGCTGGTGCCTGGCGGCAAG ATGGGCTACCTGAAGAAGAATGGGGATGGAAGTCTGCTCTACAGCGTGGTCAACACAGCCGGGCTGGATGCTGATG AGGAGGAGACCCACCCAGTGGACCTGAGCTCGCTGTCCAGCAAGCTGCTGCCTGGCTTCACCACGCTGGGCTTCCGGGAGGAGCGGAGGAGCCGAG TCACCTTCCTCTCCGGCGCCAGCACCGCGCTGTCCACGCACAACAACTCCGTGTTCGGCGACTTGAAGGCTGACGAGCTGGAGCTGCTGTACTCGGCCTACGGAGACGAGACGGGCGTGCAGTGCGCGCTGAG CTTGCAGGAGTTCGTGAAGGATGCTGGGAGCTACAGCAAGAAGCTGGTGGACGACCTCCTGGACCAGATCACGGGCGGGGACCACTCGCGGATGCTCTTCCGGCTGAGGCAGGTGGGCGCAAGCCCCAGCAGCCGCCAGATGGGAGCTGGGAGTGTGTGTGAG AGGAGAAGCGTTCAGATGAAGCCTCCAGATGAAGTGAAG GCTGGGGACCCTCTCGGGGACGGCAGCTCCACGCTGGACTTTATGGCCATGAAGCCCTACTCGGACGTCTCCTTGGACATCTCCGTGCTTGGCTGTCTGG GGAAGGTGAAGAAGGAGCTGGACCCCGAGGATGGGCACCTGAGCCTGGACGAGACGACGAAGCTCCTGCAGGACCTGCAGGAGGCACAGGCGGAGCGCGGGGGCTCACGGCCCTCGTCCAACCTCAGCTCACTGTCCAACGCCTCCGACCGGGACCAGCACCACCTGG GGAGCCCTTCTCGCCTCAGTGTTGGGGAGCAGCCGGAGGCGGCCCACGACCCGTACGAGTTCCTGCAGTCTCCGGAGCCTGCAGTCTCCACAAAGCCCTAG
- the BRD9 gene encoding bromodomain-containing protein 9 isoform X4: MGKKHKKHKTEWRSSYEDYADKPLEKPLKLVLKVGGSEVTELSGSGHDSSYYDDRSDHERERHKEKKKKKKKKSEKEKHLDDEERRKRKEEKKRKREKEHCDTEGEADDFDPGKKVEVEPPPDRPVRACRTQPAENESTPIQQLLEHFLRQLQRKDPHGFFAFPVTDAIAPGYSMIIKHPMDFGTMKDKIAANEYKSVTEFKADFKLMCDNAMTYNRPDTVYYKLAKKILHAGFKMMSKQAALLGNEDTAAEEPVPEVVPVHVETAKKSKRPSREVISCVFEPEGNACSLTDSTAEEHVLALVEHAADEARDRISRLVPGGKMGYLKKNGDGSLLYSVVNTAGLDADEEETHPVDLSSLSSKLLPGFTTLGFREERRSRVTFLSGASTALSTHNNSVFGDLKADELELLYSAYGDETGVQCALSLQEFVKDAGSYSKKLVDDLLDQITGGDHSRMLFRLRQVGASPSSRQMGAGSVCERRSVQMKPPDEVKAGDPLGDGSSTLDFMAMKPYSDVSLDISVLGCLGKVKKELDPEDGHLSLDETTKLLQDLQEAQAERGGSRPSSNLSSLSNASDRDQHHLGSPSRLSVGEQPEAAHDPYEFLQSPEPAVSTKP; the protein is encoded by the exons ATGGGCAAGAAGCACAAGAAGCACAAGACCGAATGGCGCTCGTCGTACGAGG ACTATGCAGACAAGCCCTTGGAGAAGCCCCTGAAGCTGGTCCTCAAAGTTGGAGGAAGCGAAGTGACGGAACTCTCGGGGTCCGGCCACGACTCCAGTTACTACGATGACAGGTCAGACCATGAGCGGGAGAGACacaaggagaagaagaagaagaaaaagaaaaagtcggAGAAGGAGAAGCACCTTGACGATGAAGAAAGGAGGAAGCGAAAG GAGGAGAAGAAGCGGAAACGGGAGAAGGAGCACTGTGACACAGAGGGGGAGGCCGACGACTTTGACCCGGGGAAGAAGGTGGAGGTGGAGCCGCCCCCCGACCGGCCGGTGCGAGCGTGCCGGACGCAGCCAG CTGAAAACGAGAGCACGCCTATTCAGCAGCTGCTGGAGCACTTCCTCCGCCAGCTCCAGAG AAAAGATCCTCATGGATTTTTCGCTTTTCCTGTCACGGATGCAATCGCACCTGGGTACTCGATGATAATAAAGCACCCGATGGACTTCGGCACGATGAAGGACAAGATCGCAGCGAACGAGTACAAGTCAGTCACGGAGTTCAAG GCAGATTTCAAGCTGATGTGTGACAACGCGATGACATACAACAGGCCGGACACCGTGTACTACAAGTTGGCCAAGAAGATCCTGCACGCTGGCTTCAAGATGATGAGCAAA CAGGCGGCTCTTCTGGGCAACGAAGACACGGCTGCCGAGGAGCCTGTCCCCGAGGTCGTGCCTGTACATGTAGAGACGGCCAAGAAGTCCAAGCGGCCAAGTAGAGAAGTCATCAG CTGTGTGTTCGAGCCGGAGGGGAATGCCTGCAGCCTGACGGACAGCACCGCGGAGGAGCACGTGCTGGCTCTGGTGGAGCACGCGGCCGACGAGGCCCGGGACAGGATCAGCCGGCTGGTGCCTGGCGGCAAG ATGGGCTACCTGAAGAAGAATGGGGATGGAAGTCTGCTCTACAGCGTGGTCAACACAGCCGGGCTGGATGCTGATG AGGAGGAGACCCACCCAGTGGACCTGAGCTCGCTGTCCAGCAAGCTGCTGCCTGGCTTCACCACGCTGGGCTTCCGGGAGGAGCGGAGGAGCCGAG TCACCTTCCTCTCCGGCGCCAGCACCGCGCTGTCCACGCACAACAACTCCGTGTTCGGCGACTTGAAGGCTGACGAGCTGGAGCTGCTGTACTCGGCCTACGGAGACGAGACGGGCGTGCAGTGCGCGCTGAG CTTGCAGGAGTTCGTGAAGGATGCTGGGAGCTACAGCAAGAAGCTGGTGGACGACCTCCTGGACCAGATCACGGGCGGGGACCACTCGCGGATGCTCTTCCGGCTGAGGCAGGTGGGCGCAAGCCCCAGCAGCCGCCAGATGGGAGCTGGGAGTGTGTGTGAG AGGAGAAGCGTTCAGATGAAGCCTCCAGATGAAGTGAAG GCTGGGGACCCTCTCGGGGACGGCAGCTCCACGCTGGACTTTATGGCCATGAAGCCCTACTCGGACGTCTCCTTGGACATCTCCGTGCTTGGCTGTCTGG GGAAGGTGAAGAAGGAGCTGGACCCCGAGGATGGGCACCTGAGCCTGGACGAGACGACGAAGCTCCTGCAGGACCTGCAGGAGGCACAGGCGGAGCGCGGGGGCTCACGGCCCTCGTCCAACCTCAGCTCACTGTCCAACGCCTCCGACCGGGACCAGCACCACCTGG GGAGCCCTTCTCGCCTCAGTGTTGGGGAGCAGCCGGAGGCGGCCCACGACCCGTACGAGTTCCTGCAGTCTCCGGAGCCTGCAGTCTCCACAAAGCCCTAG
- the BRD9 gene encoding bromodomain-containing protein 9 isoform X6, whose translation MGKKHKKHKTEWRSSYEDYADKPLEKPLKLVLKVGGSEVTELSGSGHDSSYYDDRSDHERERHKEKKKKKKKKSEKEKHLDDEERRKRKEEKKRKREKEHCDTEGEADDFDPGKKVEVEPPPDRPVRACRTQPAENESTPIQQLLEHFLRQLQRKDPHGFFAFPVTDAIAPGYSMIIKHPMDFGTMKDKIAANEYKSVTEFKADFKLMCDNAMTYNRPDTVYYKLAKKILHAGFKMMSKQAALLGNEDTAAEEPVPEVVPVHVETAKKSKRPSREVISCVFEPEGNACSLTDSTAEEHVLALVEHAADEARDRISRLVPGGKMGYLKKNGDGSLLYSVVNTAGLDADEEETHPVDLSSLSSKLLPGFTTLGFREERRSRVTFLSGASTALSTHNNSVFGDLKADELELLYSAYGDETGVQCALSLQEFVKDAGSYSKKLVDDLLDQITGGDHSRMLFRLRQRRSVQMKPPDEVKAGDPLGDGSSTLDFMAMKPYSDVSLDISVLGCLGKVKKELDPEDGHLSLDETTKLLQDLQEAQAERGGSRPSSNLSSLSNASDRDQHHLGSPSRLSVGEQPEAAHDPYEFLQSPEPAVSTKP comes from the exons ATGGGCAAGAAGCACAAGAAGCACAAGACCGAATGGCGCTCGTCGTACGAGG ACTATGCAGACAAGCCCTTGGAGAAGCCCCTGAAGCTGGTCCTCAAAGTTGGAGGAAGCGAAGTGACGGAACTCTCGGGGTCCGGCCACGACTCCAGTTACTACGATGACAGGTCAGACCATGAGCGGGAGAGACacaaggagaagaagaagaagaaaaagaaaaagtcggAGAAGGAGAAGCACCTTGACGATGAAGAAAGGAGGAAGCGAAAG GAGGAGAAGAAGCGGAAACGGGAGAAGGAGCACTGTGACACAGAGGGGGAGGCCGACGACTTTGACCCGGGGAAGAAGGTGGAGGTGGAGCCGCCCCCCGACCGGCCGGTGCGAGCGTGCCGGACGCAGCCAG CTGAAAACGAGAGCACGCCTATTCAGCAGCTGCTGGAGCACTTCCTCCGCCAGCTCCAGAG AAAAGATCCTCATGGATTTTTCGCTTTTCCTGTCACGGATGCAATCGCACCTGGGTACTCGATGATAATAAAGCACCCGATGGACTTCGGCACGATGAAGGACAAGATCGCAGCGAACGAGTACAAGTCAGTCACGGAGTTCAAG GCAGATTTCAAGCTGATGTGTGACAACGCGATGACATACAACAGGCCGGACACCGTGTACTACAAGTTGGCCAAGAAGATCCTGCACGCTGGCTTCAAGATGATGAGCAAA CAGGCGGCTCTTCTGGGCAACGAAGACACGGCTGCCGAGGAGCCTGTCCCCGAGGTCGTGCCTGTACATGTAGAGACGGCCAAGAAGTCCAAGCGGCCAAGTAGAGAAGTCATCAG CTGTGTGTTCGAGCCGGAGGGGAATGCCTGCAGCCTGACGGACAGCACCGCGGAGGAGCACGTGCTGGCTCTGGTGGAGCACGCGGCCGACGAGGCCCGGGACAGGATCAGCCGGCTGGTGCCTGGCGGCAAG ATGGGCTACCTGAAGAAGAATGGGGATGGAAGTCTGCTCTACAGCGTGGTCAACACAGCCGGGCTGGATGCTGATG AGGAGGAGACCCACCCAGTGGACCTGAGCTCGCTGTCCAGCAAGCTGCTGCCTGGCTTCACCACGCTGGGCTTCCGGGAGGAGCGGAGGAGCCGAG TCACCTTCCTCTCCGGCGCCAGCACCGCGCTGTCCACGCACAACAACTCCGTGTTCGGCGACTTGAAGGCTGACGAGCTGGAGCTGCTGTACTCGGCCTACGGAGACGAGACGGGCGTGCAGTGCGCGCTGAG CTTGCAGGAGTTCGTGAAGGATGCTGGGAGCTACAGCAAGAAGCTGGTGGACGACCTCCTGGACCAGATCACGGGCGGGGACCACTCGCGGATGCTCTTCCGGCTGAGGCAG AGGAGAAGCGTTCAGATGAAGCCTCCAGATGAAGTGAAG GCTGGGGACCCTCTCGGGGACGGCAGCTCCACGCTGGACTTTATGGCCATGAAGCCCTACTCGGACGTCTCCTTGGACATCTCCGTGCTTGGCTGTCTGG GGAAGGTGAAGAAGGAGCTGGACCCCGAGGATGGGCACCTGAGCCTGGACGAGACGACGAAGCTCCTGCAGGACCTGCAGGAGGCACAGGCGGAGCGCGGGGGCTCACGGCCCTCGTCCAACCTCAGCTCACTGTCCAACGCCTCCGACCGGGACCAGCACCACCTGG GGAGCCCTTCTCGCCTCAGTGTTGGGGAGCAGCCGGAGGCGGCCCACGACCCGTACGAGTTCCTGCAGTCTCCGGAGCCTGCAGTCTCCACAAAGCCCTAG